Proteins found in one Micropterus dolomieu isolate WLL.071019.BEF.003 ecotype Adirondacks linkage group LG10, ASM2129224v1, whole genome shotgun sequence genomic segment:
- the sox11b gene encoding transcription factor SOX-11b: MVQQTEHGGAGTNGGSREASDPEERALLAASARSPVPLKADWCKTASGHIKRPMNAFMVWSKIERRKIMEQSPDMHNAEISKRLGKRWKMLKDTEKIPFIREAERLRLQHMADYPDYKYRPKKKPKTEGCAFPAGKPAAQTPEKTVRPAAKNHAAARKLAKLKPSKPAVGPGRASSHLPQHQDPRYRYVLTTSFKPGKLIKREFTDSEEEEDDDDEEEDSEEEREFKVEQEDEPDQYYLSKLPAAEPEGTGRSDRCFYSFKNITRQGTGPSSYPASLSPASSSRSGSTSSSCCGEDLDDLPAEGADFTLSLLAGFHASSSEPWSSAASSSAPGNLSLSLVDKDLDCEGSLGSHFDFPDYCTPELSEMIAGNWLEANFSDLVFTY; the protein is encoded by the coding sequence ATGGTGCAGCAGACGGAACATGGCGGAGCGGGGACGAACGGCGGGTCCCGCGAGGCGAGCGACCCGGAGGAGAGGGCGCTGCTGGCGGCCTCGGCGCGCAGCCCCGTGCCGCTGAAGGCGGACTGGTGCAAAACGGCGTCCGGGCACATCAAGCGGCCCATGAACGCCTTCATGGTCTGGTCCAAGATCGAGCGCAGGAAGATCATGGAGCAGTCCCCGGACATGCACAACGCCGAGATCTCCAAGCGGCTCGGGAAGCGCTGGAAGATGTTGAAAGACACCGAGAAGATCCCGTTCATCCGGGAGGCGGAGCGGCTCCGGCTCCAGCACATGGCCGACTACCCGGACTACAAGTACCGGCCCAAGAAGAAGCCCAAGACCGAGGGCTGTGCGTTTCCTGCGGGCAAGCCGGCGGCTCAGACCCCGGAGAAGACGGTCCGACCGGCTGCCAAGAACCACGCAGCCGCGCGGAAGCTGGCCAAGTTGAAACCCAGCAAGCCGGCTGTCGGTCCGGGCCGAGCCAGCAGCCACCTCCCGCAGCACCAGGACCCCCGGTACCGGTACGTGCTGACCACCAGCTTTAAACCCGGCAAGCTCATTAAACGGGAGTTTACGGActcggaggaggaggaggacgacgatgatgaagaggaggactCCGAGGAGGAGCGGGAGTTCAAAGTGGAGCAGGAGGACGAGCCGGACCAGTACTACCTCTCCAAGCTGCCGGCCGCCGAACCGGAGGGGACCGGCAGGTCCGACCGGTGCTTCTACAGCTTCAAGAACATCACCCGGCAGGGCACCGGGCCCTCCTCCTACCCGGCCTCACTGTCCCCCGCGTCCTCGTCCCGGTCcggctccacctcctcctcctgctgcggGGAGGACCTGGACGACCTCCCGGCGGAGGGGGCCGACTTCACCCTGAGCCTCCTGGCCGGCTTCCACGCCTCCTCCTCGGAGCCGTGGAGCTCCGCGGCGTCCAGCTCGGCCCCGGGGAACCTGAGCCTGTCCCTGGTGGATAAAGACCTGGACTGCGAGGGCAGCCTCGGGTCCCACTTCGACTTCCCGGACTATTGCACCCCGGAGCTCAGCGAGATGATCGCGGGGAACTGGCTGGAGGCCAACTTCTCGGACCTGGTCTTCACTTACTGA
- the LOC123977355 gene encoding DNA-binding protein inhibitor ID-3-like isoform X2 has product MRPGSPVPSAGRRRRSSGSLSRSRRSLRCSLRGSYRNKSPAAAEEDEPRVPELLLQDMNLCYRLLRQLVPGLPPGRAASRVEILQHVIDYILDLQTELDASSPAGDRGEPLHRDRIQQRPQSGESSGTSSHTCQSSEFPKPDFEDEESRAPLH; this is encoded by the exons ATGAGACCCGGCAGCCCGGTGCCGTCTGcgggcaggaggaggaggagcagcggCTCCCTGAGCCGGAGCCGCCGGAGCCTGCGCTGCTCTCTGCGGGGCTCCTACCGGAACAAGAGCCCGGCGGCGGCGGAGGAGGACGAGCCGCGTGTTCCGGAGCTCCTGCTGCAGGACATGAACCTGTGTTACCGGCTGCTGCGGCAGCTGGTTCCCGGTCTGCCGCCCGGACGGGCCGCCAGCAGGGTGGAGATCCTGCAGCACGTCATCGACTACATCCTGGACCTGCAGACCGAGCTGGACGCCTCCAGCCCGGCGGGGGACCGCGGAGAGCCGCTCCACCGGGACCGGATCCAGCAGCGGCCACAGAGCGGAGAGAGCTCCGGGACCAGCAGCCACACCTGCCAG tccAGCGAGTTCCCCAAACCAGACTTTGAGGACGAGGAGAGCCGGGCCCCGCTGCACTGA
- the LOC123977355 gene encoding DNA-binding protein inhibitor ID-3-like isoform X1, translated as MRPGSPVPSAGRRRRSSGSLSRSRRSLRCSLRGSYRNKSPAAAEEDEPRVPELLLQDMNLCYRLLRQLVPGLPPGRAASRVEILQHVIDYILDLQTELDASSPAGDRGEPLHRDRIQQRPQSGESSGTSSHTCQVFETRGRLNTNRVHLHGKLFIFIHHLGGLGQFPGGSTSSSL; from the exons ATGAGACCCGGCAGCCCGGTGCCGTCTGcgggcaggaggaggaggagcagcggCTCCCTGAGCCGGAGCCGCCGGAGCCTGCGCTGCTCTCTGCGGGGCTCCTACCGGAACAAGAGCCCGGCGGCGGCGGAGGAGGACGAGCCGCGTGTTCCGGAGCTCCTGCTGCAGGACATGAACCTGTGTTACCGGCTGCTGCGGCAGCTGGTTCCCGGTCTGCCGCCCGGACGGGCCGCCAGCAGGGTGGAGATCCTGCAGCACGTCATCGACTACATCCTGGACCTGCAGACCGAGCTGGACGCCTCCAGCCCGGCGGGGGACCGCGGAGAGCCGCTCCACCGGGACCGGATCCAGCAGCGGCCACAGAGCGGAGAGAGCTCCGGGACCAGCAGCCACACCTGCCAG GTGTTTGAAACAAGAGGACGACTGAACACCAACAGAGTTCATCTGCATggaaagctttttatttttattcaccaCCTCGGAGGACTTGGACAGTTTCCTGGAGGGTCGACTTCTTCTTCACTTTGA